A single genomic interval of Acidobacteriota bacterium harbors:
- a CDS encoding MFS transporter: MAGPMAAGSGSKVSIGQMLGTKRWLLVATSMLLWWTIGQFDKINISLVIADKGFLDELQMDGRFGELGGLMSLFFVGYGVSIFFWGLLVDRFGARACLIAGTLGWAAVMVLMSRATSLQELYVARFLLGVAEGNMWPVSNSLTNRWFPSREHSRAQTFWLTGPSLGTALGVPLISALIVSSNWRGMILALAGISLIPLINFFFISSTPQDQKGLDSRELADIEADRKQERAVVKMTFGDLLRSGSFWIITLCTIISVTTIFTMIQWTPSFVLSQRGLTRGEMSTWLTIGYLLAVPLTVLVGIIADRTMKRALTAMATCLVFVIVVLPAAHWGPAALSAVLLAALTAVPCSIAALNGALLHTLVRPEAIARGTGIYMCVGSLVSAIGPWAFGKLIGALGGAYWGGFLFLLMMNVLGAICYFTLHRVAMRDRESALVAVQMSASGAD, from the coding sequence ATGGCGGGACCAATGGCTGCGGGGTCGGGCAGTAAGGTATCGATTGGCCAAATGCTGGGCACCAAGCGCTGGTTGCTGGTGGCCACCAGCATGTTGCTGTGGTGGACCATCGGCCAGTTCGACAAGATCAACATCTCTCTGGTCATCGCCGACAAAGGATTCCTCGACGAACTACAGATGGATGGCCGCTTCGGCGAACTCGGTGGGCTGATGTCGCTTTTCTTCGTCGGCTATGGCGTCTCCATTTTTTTCTGGGGCCTGCTGGTGGATCGTTTCGGCGCGCGCGCCTGCCTGATTGCCGGAACGCTGGGTTGGGCCGCGGTAATGGTTCTGATGTCGCGGGCCACCAGCTTGCAGGAACTGTACGTGGCCCGTTTTCTGCTGGGCGTGGCCGAAGGAAACATGTGGCCGGTGAGCAACTCGCTCACCAACCGCTGGTTCCCCTCGCGCGAGCATTCCCGCGCACAGACGTTTTGGCTCACCGGACCGAGCCTCGGCACCGCGCTGGGCGTGCCTCTCATCAGCGCGCTAATCGTCAGCAGCAATTGGCGCGGCATGATCCTCGCGCTGGCGGGCATCTCGCTCATCCCTCTCATCAATTTTTTCTTCATCTCCAGCACGCCGCAGGATCAGAAGGGCCTCGACTCGCGCGAGCTGGCCGACATTGAGGCGGATCGCAAGCAGGAACGCGCGGTGGTCAAGATGACCTTTGGCGACTTGCTGCGCAGCGGCTCATTCTGGATCATCACGCTGTGCACCATCATCTCCGTGACCACCATCTTTACGATGATTCAGTGGACGCCCAGCTTCGTCCTCTCGCAGCGCGGACTTACGCGCGGGGAGATGAGCACGTGGCTCACCATCGGCTACCTGCTCGCCGTACCGCTGACGGTGCTGGTGGGCATTATCGCCGACCGCACCATGAAGCGCGCCCTGACCGCGATGGCCACCTGCCTGGTCTTTGTGATCGTAGTTCTGCCCGCGGCGCACTGGGGGCCTGCCGCCTTGAGCGCCGTGCTGCTGGCCGCGCTGACCGCCGTGCCCTGCAGCATCGCCGCACTGAATGGTGCGCTGCTGCATACACTGGTCCGTCCCGAGGCCATCGCTCGAGGAACAGGAATCTATATGTGCGTGGGCAGTCTCGTGTCCGCAATCGGCCCGTGGGCCTTCGGCAAGCTGATCGGTGCGCTTGGTGGAGCGTACTGGGGCGGTTTCCTGTTCTTGTTGATGATGAATGTCCTCGGTGCCATCTGCTACTTCACGCTGCACCGCGTCGCCATGCGCGACCGCGAGTCCGCACTGGTGGCCGTGCAGATGTCAGCAAGCGGGGCGGATTAA
- a CDS encoding CoA transferase: MANTPLKSITAPRRALDGVRVLALEASVSAPHCSRLLADLGAEVIKIEKPSEGDILRGWDSAVRGLASGYVWLNYNKRSFAIDVKKPAGRAAVEKLAAQVDVFLENFAPGVAERLGFGAAKLRAMNPRLIYCSVSGYGQDGPYRDVKAYDLLIQGEAGVIASTGTPEHPAKVSVPIADLAVSMYATSGILAALYERERTGRGQVLDVSMFESLLSWLGYFPHHFWHRGEEPERVGMRHHFVTPYGPYLASDGVYVNLAVATALDWTVFCQQVIERPDLLDDAKFATSELRRANRVVLEKLIEKIFLTRPAAEWLQRLETARLPHGIVRGIAQVLSHPQTLARHMIQQVASPVGEVPVIASALRMSDSPPRLDPVPDLGADTEAILNELGFSSEEIAAMKADQTIS, encoded by the coding sequence ATGGCGAACACTCCCTTAAAGTCAATCACCGCGCCGCGCCGCGCTCTCGATGGTGTGCGTGTGCTGGCGCTGGAGGCTTCCGTCTCGGCGCCGCATTGCAGCCGACTGTTGGCCGATCTGGGCGCCGAGGTCATCAAGATCGAGAAGCCCAGCGAAGGCGATATCCTGCGCGGCTGGGACTCGGCCGTGCGTGGGCTGGCGTCGGGCTATGTTTGGCTGAACTACAACAAGCGCAGCTTCGCCATTGATGTGAAGAAGCCTGCCGGGCGCGCCGCCGTCGAGAAGCTGGCCGCGCAGGTGGATGTGTTCCTTGAGAACTTCGCGCCCGGTGTGGCGGAGCGGCTGGGCTTTGGCGCGGCGAAGTTGCGCGCGATGAATCCTCGACTTATCTACTGCTCAGTTTCGGGCTACGGGCAGGATGGACCGTATCGCGATGTGAAAGCCTACGACCTGCTGATACAGGGCGAGGCTGGTGTCATCGCCAGCACCGGAACACCCGAACATCCTGCGAAGGTGAGCGTTCCCATCGCCGACTTGGCCGTCTCGATGTACGCGACATCGGGCATTCTCGCCGCGCTCTACGAGCGTGAGCGAACCGGGCGCGGGCAGGTGCTGGACGTCTCGATGTTTGAGTCGTTGCTTTCCTGGCTGGGCTATTTCCCGCACCACTTCTGGCATCGCGGCGAGGAACCGGAGCGTGTCGGCATGCGCCACCACTTCGTTACGCCTTACGGGCCGTATTTGGCGAGCGATGGCGTATATGTAAATCTTGCGGTAGCCACTGCGCTTGACTGGACGGTTTTTTGCCAGCAGGTCATTGAACGTCCCGATCTGCTCGATGACGCGAAGTTCGCCACATCCGAGTTGCGCCGCGCCAACCGCGTGGTGCTGGAGAAATTGATTGAAAAGATATTTCTGACACGGCCAGCGGCGGAGTGGCTACAGCGGCTGGAGACCGCGCGGCTGCCGCACGGCATCGTCAGAGGCATCGCGCAAGTGCTGTCGCATCCGCAAACACTTGCACGCCATATGATCCAGCAGGTCGCCTCGCCAGTCGGCGAAGTGCCGGTGATCGCCAGCGCGCTACGCATGTCGGACAGCCCGCCGCGCCTCGATCCCGTGCCGGACCTCGGAGCGGACACTGAAGCCATCCTCAATGAACTAGGTTTCTCAAGCGAAGAGATTGCCGCAATGAAGGCCGATCAAACCATTTCCTGA